A stretch of the Gemmatirosa kalamazoonensis genome encodes the following:
- a CDS encoding glycoside hydrolase family 28 protein, translating into MKTWPFSAFSAAPRAMLVGALVTQVARADDLPAWASKVGTRRHPVATRVCSANARGAVGDGATKSTAAIQRAIDECSAAGGGVVRFDAGSYVTGALFVKHDVELRVDSGVTLLGSQDDADYPVMPTRVAGIEMPWPAALINVNDQRNVKIAGRGTIDGRGQKWWDKYWTLRRSLYEPQGLRWAVDYDAQRVRLVVVSRSSDVTIEEVNLRRSGFWTVQLLYSDHVTVDGISIADNGGPSTDGVDIDSSEWVLVQRTDIANNDDTICLKAGRDADGLRVNRPTQYVVIRDNVARKGAGVVSFGSETSGSIRHVVALNNRGTGTNAGIIFKSARTRGGVVEDVLVRGLVLENVPTAFSFTLDWNPSYSYATLPKDSTNVPAHWRVLATPVTPAERGLAEFRDITIEHVRVTGARRVFVAAGLPSKPIHDVRWRDVQAEGQAAGSIEWARGWTMTDVTVRAADGQPVRITNSERVQAPAGDGTR; encoded by the coding sequence ATGAAGACCTGGCCGTTCTCCGCGTTCTCCGCGGCTCCGCGTGCGATGCTCGTCGGCGCGCTCGTGACGCAGGTCGCGCGCGCCGATGACCTGCCGGCATGGGCGTCGAAGGTCGGCACGCGGCGGCATCCGGTCGCGACGCGCGTCTGCTCGGCGAACGCGCGCGGCGCGGTCGGTGACGGGGCCACGAAGTCCACCGCGGCGATCCAGCGGGCGATCGACGAGTGCTCGGCGGCCGGCGGCGGCGTGGTGCGGTTCGACGCGGGGAGCTACGTCACCGGCGCGCTGTTCGTGAAGCACGACGTCGAGCTGCGCGTCGACTCGGGCGTCACGCTGCTCGGCAGCCAGGACGACGCGGACTATCCCGTCATGCCAACGCGCGTCGCGGGGATCGAGATGCCGTGGCCCGCGGCGCTCATCAACGTGAACGATCAGCGCAACGTGAAGATCGCCGGCCGCGGCACGATCGACGGGCGCGGGCAGAAGTGGTGGGACAAGTACTGGACGCTGCGCCGCTCGCTGTACGAGCCGCAGGGGCTGCGCTGGGCGGTGGACTACGACGCGCAGCGCGTACGCCTCGTGGTCGTGTCGCGCTCGTCGGACGTCACGATCGAGGAGGTGAACCTTCGTCGCTCGGGCTTCTGGACGGTGCAGCTGCTCTATTCGGATCACGTCACGGTCGACGGCATCAGCATCGCCGACAACGGCGGGCCGAGCACCGACGGCGTCGACATCGACTCGTCGGAGTGGGTGCTCGTGCAGCGCACCGACATCGCGAACAACGACGACACGATCTGCCTCAAGGCCGGGCGCGACGCCGACGGGCTGCGCGTGAACCGGCCGACGCAGTACGTCGTCATCCGCGACAACGTGGCGCGGAAGGGCGCCGGCGTCGTGTCGTTCGGCTCCGAGACGTCGGGGAGCATCCGCCACGTCGTCGCGCTGAACAATCGCGGCACGGGGACGAACGCCGGCATCATCTTCAAGTCGGCGCGCACGCGCGGCGGCGTGGTGGAGGACGTGCTGGTGCGCGGCCTCGTGCTGGAGAACGTGCCGACCGCGTTCTCGTTCACGCTCGACTGGAACCCGAGCTACAGCTACGCGACGCTGCCGAAGGACTCGACGAACGTTCCGGCGCACTGGCGCGTGCTCGCGACGCCGGTGACGCCGGCCGAGCGCGGGCTGGCCGAGTTCCGCGACATCACGATCGAGCACGTGCGCGTGACCGGAGCGCGTCGCGTGTTCGTCGCCGCCGGGCTCCCGTCGAAGCCGATCCACGACGTACGCTGGCGCGACGTGCAGGCCGAGGGGCAGGCCGCAGGCAGCATCGAGTGGGCACGCGGCTGGACGATGACCGACGTGACCGTGCGCGCGGCCGACGGCCAGCCCGTGCGCATCACCAACAGCGAGCGGGTGCAGGCGCCCGCAGGAGACGGCACGCGATGA